A stretch of Gasterosteus aculeatus chromosome 4, fGasAcu3.hap1.1, whole genome shotgun sequence DNA encodes these proteins:
- the hbegfa gene encoding heparin-binding EGF-like growth factor a: protein MMRIFGVVLLLVHASVVSRQASGAAVDRYESDRQRHTAVINLDTTKNRRVEEESMAATTAQYGHEGVEEDYYEDEYEDALSGDYADFPRIAMVSKPKDMSTILVTESPEVQRTRRMGRKRGKGKGRKRNPCLKKYKDFCIHGTCQYKRHIRSAVCVCHTGYSGGRCEFIMLPVEKRPEGYNRTTALAVVAVVLSSICLTIIVLLLLLRFHKRGAYDVESEEKVKLGLASNH, encoded by the exons ATGATGAGGATTTTCGGTGTCGTGCTCCTGCTCGTCCACGCCTCGG tGGTGTCCCGACAGGCCAGCGGTGCCGCAGTTGACAGATATGAAAGCGACAGGCAGCGGCACACAGCTGTGATCAACTTGGACACCACCAAAaacaggagggtggaggaggagagtatGGCCGCGACAACAGCGCAGTATGGTCATGAGGGCGTGGAGGAGGATTATTATGAAGACGAGTATGAAGATGCCCTGTCTGGAGACTACGCCGACTTTCCACGAA TTGCCATGGTGAGCAAACCCAAAGACATGTCTACCATCCTGGTGACAGAAAGCCCGGAAGTTCAGAGGACGAGAAGAATgggaaggaagagggggaagggaaagggACGGAAGAGGAATCCTTGCCTGAAGAAGTATAAAGATTTCTGCATTCACGGCACCTGCCAATACAAGCGGCACATCCGTAGCGCGGTCTGTGT GTGCCACACAGGCTATTCTGGAGGAAGATGTGAGTTCATCATGTTGCCCGTGGAGAAGCGCCCGGAGGGCTACAACCGGACGACGGCCCTGGCCGTGGTCGCCGTGGTGCTTTCGTCCATCTGCCTCACCATCATAGTCCTTTTGTTGTTGCTCAG GTTTCACAAGCGGGGAGCGTATGATGTGGAGAGCGAAGAGAAGGTGAAACTGGGGCTCGCGTCCAACCACTGA